In a single window of the Zonotrichia leucophrys gambelii isolate GWCS_2022_RI chromosome 2, RI_Zleu_2.0, whole genome shotgun sequence genome:
- the LOC135443683 gene encoding macrophage mannose receptor 1-like isoform X1, with translation MSLYLSLIFLLSISTSLQMSGREIFSIYNEDNKLCAQAQNSSSVITTTCDEHDEFQKFRWVSPTQLLSMALKLCLGVLAKDDEAAVTLESCNRTNQLQWWECRNETLATHGKDLFLNYGKGKGKKMRLSKVSSKGSRWKIHGSADSVCSQRYEDIYTLGGNAFGAPCVFPFKHQGKWYAECIPRRDDADSLWCATSADFDKDQLFGKCPPKDTTHSNFWKTNPVTETRYQINSESLLTWHQARKSCQQQDAELLSITDLHEEMYLLGLTSDLGINAKLWIGLYGALDSGWKWTGGSPFRYLNWAPGNPAVESGKICGTFQGRNGKWENQLCDRKLGYICQKRNTSLDSITIASDDSKHFKCPREWVAYAGHCYRIYRTPKIWKEAQSSCRKEDGELASIHNIEEYSFTVSQLGYKPDDELWIGLSDFRIQMYFEWSDGTPVTYTKWHHGEPTHTWNKADCVLMKGQDGSWADSACDMKFGYICKRKPLAEEPGEAEVTYPGCPKGWMKHGFYCYSLVQLPTTFSGAKKVCEENKGYLATVRDRYEQAFLTSIIGFKPEKYFWIGLSDVEEQGTFKWANGDPVSFTHWNVGMPGEETGCVAMATGRSAGLWDILNCEETNTFLCKQLVEGITPPPPPPTTSPLLFCPEGWQSVSKSSFCFKIFHGGREKMQTWFEARDFCRTIGGDLACIHSEEEQNLIARLDRGYIHYSYWMGLSALDSDSGFTWSDGSPVNFEKWSHGEPNNYDGNEKCGVFTGYLNMNWNDLFCEHMLDFACQIKKGTSPKPEPNSTFNYEYTVGEDDWIIYKHKEYYFSREAKSMQKARDFCKNNGGDLVVIESETEKNFLWKYIFYKDWGNHFYIGLSVSLDRTFRWMDGTSVNYVAWAPNEPNFANNDENCVVMYTHTGTWNDINCGSVELFICERLNNTVRPTVAPTSPPPKGGCAEDWLLFDNKCFKVFGFNENETLTWHAARNNCIDLGGNLATISKKEEQAFLMSLLKNAATDAWIGLNDINQEHTYLWTDGSPVDYTNWAKGSRSYYSMDDCVFLMKNPIEQAGKWKDEGCKASKSYICQKSSDPKLPHYQPTDPAFGFNNYGDDRYEVINYKMSWEKAEKSCRDQSAELASILDPYAESFLWLQILKHGEPVWIGLNSNITGGQYVWSDRRRSRYLNWGSGEPNKNKACVYLDLDGFWKTASCNETFPSLCKQSNELIPSEPPQLPGKCPEPKRGRSWIPFRGHCYYVHTISEESWPDASMMCIQMGASLVSIEDSAEMNFLLLYLSPLASEFRKFWIGLFKNIDGEWIWMDRSAVEYVNWEKGEPTVLFDEHCVDMDVLSGTWRTYYCSVDQNFICKIPKIAEVEPTHDSSGNNAPRNEAPAASSSSGIGGMIFVLVFLLLAGTGLTLYCFYKRRRDRQMFTAGFDNAIYRGDIGTHESNCLVTNIEENEQATI, from the exons ATGTCTCTCTACTTGTccctgatttttcttctctccattAGCACATCTCTTCAAATGTCTG gtagggaaatattttcaatctATAATGAAGATAACAagctctgtgcccaggctcAGAACTCCAGCTCAGTCATCACCACCACTTGTGATGAGCACGATGAGTTTCAGAAGTTCAGGTGGGTCTCTCCCACGCAGCTGCTGAGCATGGCACTCaagctgtgcctgggagtgcTCGCCAAGGACGACGAGGCTGCCGTCACCTTGGAATCCTGCAACAGGACAAACCAGCTCCAGTGGTGGGAGTGCAGAAACGAGACACTTGCAACCCATGGCAAGGATTTATTTCTCAACTATGgcaaggggaaggggaagaaaatgaggCTGTCCAAAGTATCCAGCAAAGGGAGCAGGTGGAAAATCCACGGAAGTGCAGACAGCGTGTGCTCTCAGCGCTATGAGG ACATCTATACCCTGGGAGGAAATGCCTTTGGTGCACCCTGTGTCTTCCCTTTTAAGCACCAGGGGAAGTGGTATGCTGAATGCATCCCTCGGAGGGACGATGCAGACTCTCTCTGGTGTGCAACTTCTGCAGATTTTGATAAAGACCAGTTGTTTGGAAAATGCCCACCTAAAG ACACCACCCACAGTAACTTTTGGAAAACAAATCCTGTGACAGAAACACGCTACCAGATAAACTCAGAGTCACTTTTGACATGGCACCAAGCAAGAaaaagctgccagcagcaggatgcaGAATTATTGAGCATCACAGACCTTCATGAAGAAATGTATTTACTAG GGCTCACTAGTGACCTGGGCATCAATGCAAAGCTCTGGATCGGTCTCTATGGTGCACTTGACAGTGGCTGGAAGTGGACTGGGGGAAGTCCTTTCAGATACCTCAACTGGGCCCCAG gaaatccCGCTGTGGAATCTGGAAAAATATGTGGGACTTTCCAAGGTAGGAATGGCAAATGGGAAAACCAGCTGTGTGATCGGAAACTGGGATATATCTGCCAGAAGAGAAATACCTCCTTGGATTCTATCACCATTGCCTCAG atgattcaaagcattttaaatgcCCCAGGGAATGGGTGGCCTATGCAGGTCATTGCTACAGAATTTATAGAACACCAAAAATATGGAAAGAAGCCCAGTCTTCCTGTAGAAAAGAGGATGGAGAGCTGGCAAGCATTCACAATATTGAAGAGTACAGtttcacagtgtcacagctcGGGTACA AGCCAGATGATGAACTCTGGATTGGTCTAAGTGACTTCAGGATTCAAATGTACTTTGAATGGAGTGATGGCACACCTGTGACTTACACCAAATGGCACCATGGAGAGCCAACCCACACCTGGAATAAGGCAGACTGTGTCCTTATGAAGGGACAG GATGGATCCTGGGCTGACAGTGCTTGTGATATGAAATTTGGCTACATCTGTAAAAGGAAACCCTTGGCTGAAGAACCAGGGGAAGCTGAAGTCACTTACCCAGGCTGCCCGAAA GGCTGGATGAAGCATGGCTTTTACTGCTACTCCTTGGTGCAGCTGCCAACAACATTTTCAGGTGCAAAAAAAGTttgtgaagaaaacaaaggttACCTGGCTACTGTAAGAGACAG ATATGAACAAGCTTTTCTGACCTCCATAATTGGATTCAAACCAGAAAAATACTTCTGGATTGGTCTTTCAGATGTGGAAGAACAGGGGACATTCAAGTGGGCTAATGGAGATCCCGTCAGCTTCACTCACTGGAATGTGGGAATGCCTG GAGAGGAGACAGGCTGcgtggccatggcaacaggaCGTTCAGCTGGATTATGGGATATTTTGAACTGTGAAGAGACAAACACATTTCTCTGCAAGCAGCTGGTGGAGGGAATcactccccctcctcctcctccaacaACATCCCCTCTCCTGTTTTGCCCAGAGGGATGGCAGTCTGTTTCTAAGAGCAGCTTCTGCTTCAAA ATTTTTCAcggaggaagggaaaaaatgcaaacgTGGTTTGAAGCAAGAGATTTTTGCAGAACTATTGGAGGAGATCTTGCATGCATCCACAGTGAAGAAGAACAAAACCTGATAGCTAGACT AGACAGAGGTTATATTCACTATTCTTACTGGATGGGTTTAAGTGCCTTGGACTCTGACAGTGGATTTACATGGAGTGATGGCTCACCA gtaaattttgaaaaatggtCACATGGAGAACCAAACAATTATGATGGGAATGAAAAATGTGGTGTGTTTACTGGCTATCTCAATATGAACTGGAATGATTTATTTTGTGAACACATGCTTGACTTTGCTTGCCAAATTAAAAAAG GAACCTCACCAAAACCAGAGCCTAATTCCACATTCA ATTATGAATATACTGTGGGTGAAGATGACTGGATAATATACAAACACAAGGAATACTACTTCAGCAGAGAAGCGAAGTCTATGCAAAAAGCCAGAGACTTTTGCAAGAATAATGGTGGTGACCTTGTTGTCATTGAgagtgaaactgaaaaaaattttctcTGGAAATAT attTTCTATAAAGACTGGGGGAACCACTTCTACATTGGCTTAAGTGTGAGCCTTGACAGAACATTCCG GTGGATGGATGGAACATCAGTGAACTATGTTGCCTGGGCTCCAAATGAACCCAATTTTGCAAATAATGATGAAAACTGTGTGGTCATGTATACCCATACAG GTACATGGAATGATATCAACTGTGGCAGTGTTGAGTTATTCATCTGTGAAAGGCTTAACAACACTGTTCGCCCAACTGTTGCTCCCACCTCACCACCACCAAAGGGTGGGTGTGCGGAAGACTGGCTCCTCTTTGATAACAAG tgttttaaagtCTTTGGCTTTAATGAAAATGAGACATTGACATGGCATGCTGCACGAAACAACTGCATTGATCTTGGAGGAAATCTGGCTACTATATCAAAAAAAGAAGAGCAAG ctttCCTTATGTCCCTGTTAAAAAATGCTGCAACTGATGCTTGGATTGGGCTGAACGACATAAATCAGGAGCACACATACTTGTGGACAGATGGAAGCCCAGTAGACTATACAAACTGGGCCAAAGGTTCCCGAAGTTATTATAGCATG GATGATTGTGTCTTTTTGATGAAGAACCCTATTGAAcaggcagggaaatggaaaGATGAAGGGTGTAAAGCAAGCAAAAGTTACATCTGCCAAAAAAGTTCTG ACCCCAAACTGCCGCACTACCAACCCACAGATCCAGCGTTTGGCTTTAACAATTATGGTGATGACCGCTACGAAGTCATCAACTACAAAATGAGCtgggaaaaagcagagaagagcTGCAGGGACCAGTCTGCAGAACTGGCCAGTATCCTGGATCCTTACGCTGAATCTTTCCTGTGGTTACAAATACTAAAGCACGGGGAGCCTGTATGGATTGGCCTTAACAGCAACATA ACTGGTGGCCAATATGTATGGTCAGATAGAAGAAGGAGCAGGTATCTTAACTGGGGCAGTGGAGAGCCAAATAAAAACAAGGCCTGTGTCTATTTAGATTTGGATGGTTTTTGGAAGACAGCATCTTGCAATGAAACGTTTCCATCCCTCTGTAAGCAATCCAATG AGTTAATCCCTAGTGAGCCACCTCAGCTTCCTGGGAAGTGCCCTGAACCCAAGCGTGGTAGGTCCTGGATTCCCTTCCGTGGGCACTGTTACTATGTTCACACCATTTCTGAGGAAAGTTGGCCTGACGCTTCCATGATGTGCATTCAAATGG GTGCCTCTCTGGTTTCCATAGAAGATTCGGCTGAAATGAATTTTCTCTTACTTTACTTGTCTCCACTTGCAAGTGAATTCAGAAAGTTTTGGATAGGATTGTTCAAAAATATTGATG GAGAATGGATATGGATGGACAGAAGTGCAGTAGAATATGTCAACTGGGAGAAAGGAGAGCCTACAGTACTTTTTGATGAACACTGTGTTGACATGGATGTTTTAAGTGGAACCTGGAGGACCTATTACTGCTCTGTTGACCagaattttatttgcaaaatccCCAAAA TTGCTGAAGTTGAGCCAACCCATGATTCATCTGGCAATAATG CACCAAGAAAcgaagctcctgctgcttcaTCATCCAGTGGTATTGGTGGGATGATTTTTGTACTGGTCTTCCTTCTGCTGGCTGGCACTGGCCTCACATTGTATTGTTTCTATAAAAGAAGACGTGATCGACAAATGTTTACAGCTGGGTTTGACAATGCCATATACCGTGGTGACATTGGAACTCATGAATCAAATTGTCTTGTGACCAATATTGAAGAAAATGAGCAGGCAACAATTTAA
- the LOC135443683 gene encoding macrophage mannose receptor 1-like isoform X2, translating into MALKLCLGVLAKDDEAAVTLESCNRTNQLQWWECRNETLATHGKDLFLNYGKGKGKKMRLSKVSSKGSRWKIHGSADSVCSQRYEDIYTLGGNAFGAPCVFPFKHQGKWYAECIPRRDDADSLWCATSADFDKDQLFGKCPPKDTTHSNFWKTNPVTETRYQINSESLLTWHQARKSCQQQDAELLSITDLHEEMYLLGLTSDLGINAKLWIGLYGALDSGWKWTGGSPFRYLNWAPGNPAVESGKICGTFQGRNGKWENQLCDRKLGYICQKRNTSLDSITIASDDSKHFKCPREWVAYAGHCYRIYRTPKIWKEAQSSCRKEDGELASIHNIEEYSFTVSQLGYKPDDELWIGLSDFRIQMYFEWSDGTPVTYTKWHHGEPTHTWNKADCVLMKGQDGSWADSACDMKFGYICKRKPLAEEPGEAEVTYPGCPKGWMKHGFYCYSLVQLPTTFSGAKKVCEENKGYLATVRDRYEQAFLTSIIGFKPEKYFWIGLSDVEEQGTFKWANGDPVSFTHWNVGMPGEETGCVAMATGRSAGLWDILNCEETNTFLCKQLVEGITPPPPPPTTSPLLFCPEGWQSVSKSSFCFKIFHGGREKMQTWFEARDFCRTIGGDLACIHSEEEQNLIARLDRGYIHYSYWMGLSALDSDSGFTWSDGSPVNFEKWSHGEPNNYDGNEKCGVFTGYLNMNWNDLFCEHMLDFACQIKKGTSPKPEPNSTFNYEYTVGEDDWIIYKHKEYYFSREAKSMQKARDFCKNNGGDLVVIESETEKNFLWKYIFYKDWGNHFYIGLSVSLDRTFRWMDGTSVNYVAWAPNEPNFANNDENCVVMYTHTGTWNDINCGSVELFICERLNNTVRPTVAPTSPPPKGGCAEDWLLFDNKCFKVFGFNENETLTWHAARNNCIDLGGNLATISKKEEQAFLMSLLKNAATDAWIGLNDINQEHTYLWTDGSPVDYTNWAKGSRSYYSMDDCVFLMKNPIEQAGKWKDEGCKASKSYICQKSSDPKLPHYQPTDPAFGFNNYGDDRYEVINYKMSWEKAEKSCRDQSAELASILDPYAESFLWLQILKHGEPVWIGLNSNITGGQYVWSDRRRSRYLNWGSGEPNKNKACVYLDLDGFWKTASCNETFPSLCKQSNELIPSEPPQLPGKCPEPKRGRSWIPFRGHCYYVHTISEESWPDASMMCIQMGASLVSIEDSAEMNFLLLYLSPLASEFRKFWIGLFKNIDGEWIWMDRSAVEYVNWEKGEPTVLFDEHCVDMDVLSGTWRTYYCSVDQNFICKIPKIAEVEPTHDSSGNNAPRNEAPAASSSSGIGGMIFVLVFLLLAGTGLTLYCFYKRRRDRQMFTAGFDNAIYRGDIGTHESNCLVTNIEENEQATI; encoded by the exons ATGGCACTCaagctgtgcctgggagtgcTCGCCAAGGACGACGAGGCTGCCGTCACCTTGGAATCCTGCAACAGGACAAACCAGCTCCAGTGGTGGGAGTGCAGAAACGAGACACTTGCAACCCATGGCAAGGATTTATTTCTCAACTATGgcaaggggaaggggaagaaaatgaggCTGTCCAAAGTATCCAGCAAAGGGAGCAGGTGGAAAATCCACGGAAGTGCAGACAGCGTGTGCTCTCAGCGCTATGAGG ACATCTATACCCTGGGAGGAAATGCCTTTGGTGCACCCTGTGTCTTCCCTTTTAAGCACCAGGGGAAGTGGTATGCTGAATGCATCCCTCGGAGGGACGATGCAGACTCTCTCTGGTGTGCAACTTCTGCAGATTTTGATAAAGACCAGTTGTTTGGAAAATGCCCACCTAAAG ACACCACCCACAGTAACTTTTGGAAAACAAATCCTGTGACAGAAACACGCTACCAGATAAACTCAGAGTCACTTTTGACATGGCACCAAGCAAGAaaaagctgccagcagcaggatgcaGAATTATTGAGCATCACAGACCTTCATGAAGAAATGTATTTACTAG GGCTCACTAGTGACCTGGGCATCAATGCAAAGCTCTGGATCGGTCTCTATGGTGCACTTGACAGTGGCTGGAAGTGGACTGGGGGAAGTCCTTTCAGATACCTCAACTGGGCCCCAG gaaatccCGCTGTGGAATCTGGAAAAATATGTGGGACTTTCCAAGGTAGGAATGGCAAATGGGAAAACCAGCTGTGTGATCGGAAACTGGGATATATCTGCCAGAAGAGAAATACCTCCTTGGATTCTATCACCATTGCCTCAG atgattcaaagcattttaaatgcCCCAGGGAATGGGTGGCCTATGCAGGTCATTGCTACAGAATTTATAGAACACCAAAAATATGGAAAGAAGCCCAGTCTTCCTGTAGAAAAGAGGATGGAGAGCTGGCAAGCATTCACAATATTGAAGAGTACAGtttcacagtgtcacagctcGGGTACA AGCCAGATGATGAACTCTGGATTGGTCTAAGTGACTTCAGGATTCAAATGTACTTTGAATGGAGTGATGGCACACCTGTGACTTACACCAAATGGCACCATGGAGAGCCAACCCACACCTGGAATAAGGCAGACTGTGTCCTTATGAAGGGACAG GATGGATCCTGGGCTGACAGTGCTTGTGATATGAAATTTGGCTACATCTGTAAAAGGAAACCCTTGGCTGAAGAACCAGGGGAAGCTGAAGTCACTTACCCAGGCTGCCCGAAA GGCTGGATGAAGCATGGCTTTTACTGCTACTCCTTGGTGCAGCTGCCAACAACATTTTCAGGTGCAAAAAAAGTttgtgaagaaaacaaaggttACCTGGCTACTGTAAGAGACAG ATATGAACAAGCTTTTCTGACCTCCATAATTGGATTCAAACCAGAAAAATACTTCTGGATTGGTCTTTCAGATGTGGAAGAACAGGGGACATTCAAGTGGGCTAATGGAGATCCCGTCAGCTTCACTCACTGGAATGTGGGAATGCCTG GAGAGGAGACAGGCTGcgtggccatggcaacaggaCGTTCAGCTGGATTATGGGATATTTTGAACTGTGAAGAGACAAACACATTTCTCTGCAAGCAGCTGGTGGAGGGAATcactccccctcctcctcctccaacaACATCCCCTCTCCTGTTTTGCCCAGAGGGATGGCAGTCTGTTTCTAAGAGCAGCTTCTGCTTCAAA ATTTTTCAcggaggaagggaaaaaatgcaaacgTGGTTTGAAGCAAGAGATTTTTGCAGAACTATTGGAGGAGATCTTGCATGCATCCACAGTGAAGAAGAACAAAACCTGATAGCTAGACT AGACAGAGGTTATATTCACTATTCTTACTGGATGGGTTTAAGTGCCTTGGACTCTGACAGTGGATTTACATGGAGTGATGGCTCACCA gtaaattttgaaaaatggtCACATGGAGAACCAAACAATTATGATGGGAATGAAAAATGTGGTGTGTTTACTGGCTATCTCAATATGAACTGGAATGATTTATTTTGTGAACACATGCTTGACTTTGCTTGCCAAATTAAAAAAG GAACCTCACCAAAACCAGAGCCTAATTCCACATTCA ATTATGAATATACTGTGGGTGAAGATGACTGGATAATATACAAACACAAGGAATACTACTTCAGCAGAGAAGCGAAGTCTATGCAAAAAGCCAGAGACTTTTGCAAGAATAATGGTGGTGACCTTGTTGTCATTGAgagtgaaactgaaaaaaattttctcTGGAAATAT attTTCTATAAAGACTGGGGGAACCACTTCTACATTGGCTTAAGTGTGAGCCTTGACAGAACATTCCG GTGGATGGATGGAACATCAGTGAACTATGTTGCCTGGGCTCCAAATGAACCCAATTTTGCAAATAATGATGAAAACTGTGTGGTCATGTATACCCATACAG GTACATGGAATGATATCAACTGTGGCAGTGTTGAGTTATTCATCTGTGAAAGGCTTAACAACACTGTTCGCCCAACTGTTGCTCCCACCTCACCACCACCAAAGGGTGGGTGTGCGGAAGACTGGCTCCTCTTTGATAACAAG tgttttaaagtCTTTGGCTTTAATGAAAATGAGACATTGACATGGCATGCTGCACGAAACAACTGCATTGATCTTGGAGGAAATCTGGCTACTATATCAAAAAAAGAAGAGCAAG ctttCCTTATGTCCCTGTTAAAAAATGCTGCAACTGATGCTTGGATTGGGCTGAACGACATAAATCAGGAGCACACATACTTGTGGACAGATGGAAGCCCAGTAGACTATACAAACTGGGCCAAAGGTTCCCGAAGTTATTATAGCATG GATGATTGTGTCTTTTTGATGAAGAACCCTATTGAAcaggcagggaaatggaaaGATGAAGGGTGTAAAGCAAGCAAAAGTTACATCTGCCAAAAAAGTTCTG ACCCCAAACTGCCGCACTACCAACCCACAGATCCAGCGTTTGGCTTTAACAATTATGGTGATGACCGCTACGAAGTCATCAACTACAAAATGAGCtgggaaaaagcagagaagagcTGCAGGGACCAGTCTGCAGAACTGGCCAGTATCCTGGATCCTTACGCTGAATCTTTCCTGTGGTTACAAATACTAAAGCACGGGGAGCCTGTATGGATTGGCCTTAACAGCAACATA ACTGGTGGCCAATATGTATGGTCAGATAGAAGAAGGAGCAGGTATCTTAACTGGGGCAGTGGAGAGCCAAATAAAAACAAGGCCTGTGTCTATTTAGATTTGGATGGTTTTTGGAAGACAGCATCTTGCAATGAAACGTTTCCATCCCTCTGTAAGCAATCCAATG AGTTAATCCCTAGTGAGCCACCTCAGCTTCCTGGGAAGTGCCCTGAACCCAAGCGTGGTAGGTCCTGGATTCCCTTCCGTGGGCACTGTTACTATGTTCACACCATTTCTGAGGAAAGTTGGCCTGACGCTTCCATGATGTGCATTCAAATGG GTGCCTCTCTGGTTTCCATAGAAGATTCGGCTGAAATGAATTTTCTCTTACTTTACTTGTCTCCACTTGCAAGTGAATTCAGAAAGTTTTGGATAGGATTGTTCAAAAATATTGATG GAGAATGGATATGGATGGACAGAAGTGCAGTAGAATATGTCAACTGGGAGAAAGGAGAGCCTACAGTACTTTTTGATGAACACTGTGTTGACATGGATGTTTTAAGTGGAACCTGGAGGACCTATTACTGCTCTGTTGACCagaattttatttgcaaaatccCCAAAA TTGCTGAAGTTGAGCCAACCCATGATTCATCTGGCAATAATG CACCAAGAAAcgaagctcctgctgcttcaTCATCCAGTGGTATTGGTGGGATGATTTTTGTACTGGTCTTCCTTCTGCTGGCTGGCACTGGCCTCACATTGTATTGTTTCTATAAAAGAAGACGTGATCGACAAATGTTTACAGCTGGGTTTGACAATGCCATATACCGTGGTGACATTGGAACTCATGAATCAAATTGTCTTGTGACCAATATTGAAGAAAATGAGCAGGCAACAATTTAA